In Novipirellula caenicola, the genomic stretch ACCGATACGCAAGAAAGCTACGTCGGAATTCCCGCGCTTGGCATGCCTGGTTTGCCGATCGAACTTCCTGAAATCAAGATCGCCTCGCGGAATACTCAAATGGGTACCGCCAAAATCGGGCTGGTTTGCTATGACGCGAAGACGGGAATCGCATTGGGATCTGGCGGTGAATCGACGGCGCTGACCCACAACAATGACACTTACGTGCTGGGCGTCGGACCGTTCCGCAGCGGTTCGGTGATTGACCAACGCCAAAAGGCGATTGGTTACAACGGCGTCGGCGGCAGCATCATCGGTGGCAAGAAAGTCGCCAAGGCAACGCCGATTCAAATCATGGACCGCAAAGACGCGGTGATGGGTTCTCCGTCGACTCCCGTCGAACAAATTGCCGAAACGCCTACCGCTCCCGAATACTTCAATCGCTAGTTTGGCAATCGTGATC encodes the following:
- a CDS encoding DUF6655 family protein, with the translated sequence MNTQLSRSIWKNLALAGVTCCTSVMGVGCASTKTSNTARTGTEQILISAAIDRAFSNVQFNELAGYKVFIDDKYLDSVDKSYLMATLRHKVFESGGHLVTAIDKADVVLEPRSGGVGTDTQESYVGIPALGMPGLPIELPEIKIASRNTQMGTAKIGLVCYDAKTGIALGSGGESTALTHNNDTYVLGVGPFRSGSVIDQRQKAIGYNGVGGSIIGGKKVAKATPIQIMDRKDAVMGSPSTPVEQIAETPTAPEYFNR